A DNA window from Syntrophales bacterium contains the following coding sequences:
- the wrbA gene encoding NAD(P)H:quinone oxidoreductase codes for MKVSIIYYSLYGHVHAMAQAVAEGVRSVEGAEVSIRRVPETLQPGIIEKLGALKAQEQMAPVPRATLEDLVSSEAIIFGTPTRFGNMCGQMRQFLDSTGGLWAKDALVGKVGSVFVSSGTQHGGQESTILSFHTNLLHYGMIVVGLPYSYKGQTTVEEVAGGSPYGASTIAGPTNARMPSGNELAAARFQGAHVASITRRLTAGL; via the coding sequence ATGAAGGTCTCCATCATTTACTATTCTCTTTATGGACATGTCCATGCCATGGCACAGGCGGTGGCGGAAGGGGTTCGAAGCGTCGAGGGGGCGGAGGTGAGCATTCGACGCGTTCCGGAAACTCTTCAACCTGGAATCATTGAAAAATTGGGAGCCCTGAAGGCCCAGGAACAGATGGCCCCGGTTCCCCGGGCAACACTCGAGGATTTGGTGTCCTCCGAGGCGATCATATTCGGAACGCCCACCAGATTCGGCAACATGTGCGGCCAGATGCGCCAGTTTCTGGATTCCACGGGCGGCCTCTGGGCGAAGGACGCCCTGGTGGGAAAAGTGGGAAGTGTTTTTGTCTCTTCGGGAACCCAGCACGGCGGCCAGGAATCGACGATCCTCAGTTTCCACACGAACCTGCTTCACTACGGCATGATCGTGGTCGGTCTGCCTTACAGCTACAAGGGGCAGACGACCGTCGAAGAAGTGGCAGGCGGGTCCCCCTACGGCGCGAGCACCATAGCGGGCCCGACGAACGCCAGGATGCCGAGCGGGAACGAACTGGCGGCGGCCCGCTTCCAGGGAGCCCACGTAGCATCCATCACCAGGAGGCTCACCGCGGGTTTGTGA
- a CDS encoding MBL fold metallo-hydrolase: MIIRCWGARGSVAVSGREYLKYGGDTTCLEVRTKNDEVIIIDAGTGIRRLGNQLFDENHDTFHMLLTHVHWDHIMGFPFFKPLYDRNRRIIFHGSPLPNHSIEKVLASLMRDPLFPVDYGIIKGRLQYDDLHRDSFTIDSVTVTPIPLSHPNQGTGFLFSEGEVAFVFLTDNELTYRHPGGLDFEEYRSICAGADLLIHDAEFKAGEYEQARRWGHSVFTDALNLALGARVASLGLFHHNQDRTDEALDRMVEECRSRVERDGVSMDCFALPQDWEIVLEDGTVAGSMARPMMI, from the coding sequence ATGATTATTCGGTGCTGGGGTGCCAGGGGATCCGTGGCTGTATCGGGAAGAGAGTACCTGAAATACGGGGGTGACACGACCTGCCTGGAAGTACGGACAAAAAACGATGAAGTTATCATCATCGATGCCGGAACGGGCATACGGCGCCTGGGCAACCAGCTGTTCGATGAAAATCACGATACCTTTCATATGCTCCTCACCCATGTGCACTGGGATCACATCATGGGGTTCCCTTTTTTCAAACCTCTTTACGACAGGAACAGGCGCATCATCTTCCACGGCAGTCCGCTCCCGAATCATTCCATCGAAAAGGTACTCGCGTCGCTGATGAGGGATCCCCTGTTTCCCGTGGACTACGGAATCATCAAGGGCCGCCTGCAGTATGATGACCTTCACCGGGACAGCTTTACCATCGATTCAGTAACGGTCACCCCGATACCGTTGAGCCATCCCAACCAGGGGACGGGATTTCTGTTCAGTGAAGGGGAGGTCGCCTTTGTGTTTCTCACGGACAATGAGTTGACCTACCGCCACCCCGGCGGACTCGATTTCGAGGAATACCGGTCCATTTGCGCCGGGGCCGATCTCCTTATTCATGACGCGGAGTTCAAGGCGGGCGAGTATGAACAGGCCCGCCGGTGGGGGCATTCGGTGTTCACCGACGCCCTGAACCTGGCCCTTGGGGCACGGGTTGCATCACTGGGTTTGTTTCATCATAATCAGGACAGGACCGACGAAGCACTTGACCGGATGGTAGAGGAATGTCGTTCGCGTGTTGAGCGCGACGGGGTGTCGATGGACTGTTTCGCCCTGCCCCAGGACTGGGAAATCGTTCTGGAGGACGGAACCGTTGCGGGATCGATGGCGCGACCGATGATGATCTGA
- a CDS encoding isochorismatase family protein, whose product MLDPSTTLLVIIDAQERLMPAVLDSERVIHNLQIMIRGAQLFNVPILALEQVNLGPIVAPLAELLGDTRPIGKKSFSGCGERTFVEALESAGRRRILVGGAETHICVHQTALGLLERGYETLVLEDCVSSRTAANRETGLRRMNAEGVKSTSAEMALYELLRVAEGDGIRALTRLVK is encoded by the coding sequence ATGCTCGATCCTTCAACAACGCTACTGGTTATTATAGACGCACAGGAACGCCTGATGCCTGCTGTCCTGGACAGCGAGCGGGTCATCCACAACCTTCAGATCATGATTCGAGGCGCACAATTGTTCAACGTCCCCATCCTGGCTCTGGAGCAGGTCAATCTGGGCCCCATCGTTGCTCCTCTGGCGGAACTTCTGGGGGATACAAGACCCATCGGGAAAAAAAGCTTCAGCGGCTGCGGCGAGCGGACATTCGTTGAGGCGCTTGAGTCGGCGGGACGCCGCCGGATTCTTGTCGGGGGAGCCGAGACGCACATCTGCGTGCACCAGACAGCCCTGGGCCTGCTGGAGCGAGGATACGAGACACTGGTCCTCGAAGACTGCGTGTCCTCACGGACAGCGGCGAACCGGGAAACGGGCCTCCGTCGCATGAACGCCGAGGGAGTCAAGTCAACAAGCGCGGAAATGGCTCTCTACGAGTTGCTCAGAGTGGCCGAGGGTGACGGAATCCGGGCTCTCACCAGGCTGGTCAAGTAG
- a CDS encoding zinc-dependent peptidase — protein sequence MTFWMALIGAAVLWGIIAAGRSQYARRRRERALSKPFPDEWETILERSVALYRRLPDPCKIELRKRILLFLDEKRFEGCGGLTLTDEIRLTVAAQACLLVMNRPTRSALYPRLSSILVYPEVYMAPEWIPLDGELYMETTGVQSGESWQEGMVVIAWKDAKRESKSTKGPYNVVIHEFAHQLDQESGWADGTPILRNRRQYERWQTISRREFSRLREEGGGSDSPLNDYGGLDPAEFFAVATETFFQDSRRMADGIPELYDQLKDYYGLDPAEWNKPQGGNGRG from the coding sequence ATGACGTTCTGGATGGCCCTGATCGGCGCGGCAGTTCTCTGGGGCATCATTGCCGCCGGCAGGTCACAGTATGCGCGACGGCGCCGGGAAAGGGCCCTGTCGAAACCATTCCCCGACGAGTGGGAAACCATTCTCGAACGAAGCGTAGCGCTCTATCGCCGCCTGCCGGACCCTTGCAAGATTGAACTCAGAAAGAGAATCCTTCTCTTTCTCGATGAAAAGCGCTTTGAAGGATGCGGCGGTCTCACCCTGACCGATGAAATACGGCTCACCGTCGCGGCACAGGCCTGCCTGCTTGTCATGAACCGGCCGACCCGCAGTGCTTTGTATCCCCGGCTGTCGTCGATCCTGGTTTACCCTGAAGTTTACATGGCGCCCGAATGGATCCCTCTCGACGGCGAGCTCTACATGGAAACCACGGGCGTCCAGTCCGGAGAATCGTGGCAGGAAGGAATGGTGGTGATCGCCTGGAAGGACGCGAAACGGGAATCGAAGAGTACGAAAGGCCCCTATAACGTTGTTATTCACGAATTCGCCCACCAGCTCGACCAGGAAAGCGGATGGGCCGACGGAACGCCCATCCTGCGAAACCGGCGCCAGTATGAAAGGTGGCAGACGATTTCCAGGCGGGAATTTTCGAGACTACGGGAGGAAGGGGGAGGAAGCGACAGCCCCCTGAACGACTACGGAGGACTGGATCCTGCTGAATTCTTCGCCGTGGCCACGGAGACTTTCTTCCAGGATTCCCGGCGCATGGCCGACGGCATTCCCGAGCTGTATGACCAGTTGAAGGACTACTATGGACTCGATCCGGCGGAATGGAACAAGCCGCAGGGCGGAAACGGCCGTGGATGA